In one Procambarus clarkii isolate CNS0578487 chromosome 29, FALCON_Pclarkii_2.0, whole genome shotgun sequence genomic region, the following are encoded:
- the LOC138369573 gene encoding RWD domain-containing protein 3-like — protein TPASAERPQERPTRPAVTTQLLDQIYEELEAIEAIFCRENEFSLHSKDISSVEFAVTTSPIASPDLKITVVFNLSANSYPNEPPSVSVQCSSLTRVECDSVKTFLKNIAESCCGAPMILNLLTALQENEDIRGTPRNTPTLENDTSKGPITCVLHLDHMQNKTRYLKTIKSWCEELDLFGRIIFCVHWIFIILQGNEENMKIYLQRNRTQCVDVDSSGKPCKERLLSVLYQGCHHKKFMDFEVCQVENIAELRSWMANCSSLDLFEDVIVPVISKR, from the exons acaccagccagtgcggagagacctcaggaacgtccgacccggccggcggtcaccacgcaactcctgGACCAGATTTATGAAGAACTTGAGGCCATTGAAGCCATATTCTGCAGGGAAAATGAGTTTTCTCTACACTCAAAGG ATATCTCTTCTGTAGAATTTGCGGTTACAACAAGCCCGATAGCCAGTCCAGACTTGAAGATAACTGTAGTGTTTaatttgtctgcaaactcttatcCCAATGAACCTCCGTCAGTGTCTGTACAG TGCTCCTCGTTGACACGCGTGGAGTGCGACAGCGTGAAAACCTTTTTGAAAAATATTGCGGAGTCATGCTGTGGAGCACCAATGATTCTGAACCTTCTCACAGCTTTACAAGAAAACGAAGACATTAGAGGAACACCTCGGAATACACCTACATTAGAAAACGACACAAGTAAAG GACCTATAACATGTGTACTGCACCTAGACCACATGCAGAATAAAACAAGATACCTTAAAACAATAAAAAGCTGGTGTGAAGAGTTGGACCTATTCGGACGGATAATATTCTGTGTGCATTGGATATTTATTATTTTACAAGGGAATGAGGAAAATATGAAG ATATATCTCCAGAGGAACAGAACTCAGTGCGTGGATGTTGACTCATCGGGCAAACCATGTAAAGAACGGTTGTTGTCTGTGCTTTACCAAGGTTGTCATCACAAGAAGTTCATGGATTTTGAAGTATGCCAGGtagaaaatattgccgaattaagAAGTTGGATGGCAAATTGTAGTTCATTAGATTTATTTGAAGATGTCATAGTACCAGTCATCTCTAAACGataa